In Pararge aegeria chromosome 7, ilParAegt1.1, whole genome shotgun sequence, the DNA window taaaccaacccTGACTTTCAAACTCCTATTCTAGACTGTATTCCAGGGGATAAAGGTTCTGGGAAAATCATGACAAAAATTGTACGCGGCCAAAATCGAGGCTATCAATAATAATCTCGCATAACACAAGGCTatcaataactataaataaattaaatatatatttatatattatatatatgtgtatacatAAATGAATTGCTGTTCGTTACTCCACGCGGACTCAACCCGCGCGACCGACTTTGTTATCTTAGGTCTTGATTTGATTCGTGAGTCATTTCGTGCGTTTATCACCTAACTACCGTACCGATTTTGATGAACTTTTTGTATGCATGTTTAGTTTCTGGTAGCTTTGAAAACATAATTGGCCCCGGTAGGTAGTGCTTTACCTTGCTGGAAGACGTCTGCCAGGTCCGCTATCATGAATCGTGACTCTTCAATCGGAATCCAATTTTTCCGTATCATGAATCGTGTTTCTTTTCAAACAATCAAATGATGTCTAGAAGATCGTTGCAACCGATAAGGCCAGCTGTGCGCatatattacttttttgttttgttaaccttGTTATTACATTTACTATGTGCAACGATAGGAGATTGTTTAACTTGTGTGTACCTAATGCAATGTATTGAGTTACGGATGCTGGGATAAATCCCCCTAACCTACCCTAACCTAACTTAACGAGTGATTCCAAATaactccagcagggctagccaAGCCgggagacaaaaatgatattcCTTGATAAGGAAtaaaatttacgtgtccacTTGCCACAGCACAGCAACGGGGAATAGGAAGTTTACtgattacacgtatattatttggatattatttccacccgtgcggcaataaaactgtgggagaagagtTACGTCTGTAATCTTGAGTGTAACAAAGAAGGTGACGCCAGCATAACTGCAGGGGGTAATTATACTAGGGGTAACGGATCAAGACTTGTAAAAACGGATTGTTGAGCAAGTGGTATGCAATGAGATTTATCTATAGCTATGTATTTGagtttctatatatttattttgtgtccCTGTTTCTGTCTGTCGGTTTGTAATCAAATTTTGCCACTTAAACTTGAGCAATAGACAATCCGATGACAAATGGGAACTCCGATGCAACCCATTTAGTTCGTTTTAATTAGCACTGGTTCTAGGGTCCTAACTCTGGTGACATTTTCGTCGActtttatatcaaataaataatactaactactaaaaatacatactaatattgtaaatgcgacagtgtgtttgtttgtatgtcccTGCTTtgcgtcctaactaagcaaccaatcaacttgatttttggcatatatttagttgaaaggaaggaaaagtaacataggttactttttaatcCAGGTTCCcatggaatttataaaaaaaaaaccttaataaacgaaGACGAAGacgatttttttgaaaaaaaaatgagactAGTGTCGCAGACGTTGAATATACATTAACTGTTTTACGAACTAAAGCTCTGCTTATTAACGCATTGGTGAAGGCAATTTGGCGGCGCGCTGGTGAAAAATCGAAAGTGAGTGACGCAACATGACTTtactccattttttctaacatctatactaataataaagtttaagagTTTCGTTTTTTGGGTTCGATGGCGCTCTCCGGATGTACACGTGTggtttggaaaatattttttgagcccaattcttgagaaataattatataaatacagtaAATATATGAGCTAATATTTACTGTGTCTATAGGCTATtatataacttattaaaatttgaaaccTAAAAGGTCGATGAAAGTGGTAGGTACTTAGGTTAACAGAGGGgtggtatttattatttgttttagtttgtttattagAACCCGCTTACCTCGGGAAAACTAGtcagatttaaaaaatctaatttgcaTCCCATAGCCCAGTTTAGTAGACAAGCATTAAGCAAACCTAGTAATAAATAGCGCAGGCGGCCGGCGCGTCTTCAAGATAATAGTATTTAAGTCCTCTTTGCAGTTCTGAATGAAAAAAGCTCGAAAAGTGTTTCCTAATTAATCCGTAGGGGTTGTATGATAAGGGTATAGCCCTAatcttacacctttaaatttcaCTAAATACAAATTGTTCGAAGTCACGACCAatctttagtttttaatattgataaaatactaCCTGTTGCTTGTAGTAAATGAAATGCGGTGTTCGAGCCAAATGGCGTGAATAAGTTGGACTGGCTAAATTGCTATTGAAGAAGTGTTAACAGAAGTaagtttgttaaaatataaaaataaaatccggctcgaaggaaaAAATGTATATGTACTTGTATAATTAAGATAGGCACTGGTTACTAGTTGTAAACTCAGTACTCTTAATTCTTAATTCAGATTTAGAATTGATTTCATATGAATAAACGAAGGCAAggaatgaagattttttttaataacgccGACGAAGGTGGTTGAATTATCTGACGTCACAGGAAATGGAATTCGATGGCGcgaaataaatcttaaaagaGGGAAAATAATCTGTCACCTATGATCAATACATGTAAGCATGATCAATTTATCACGAACATAATAGAGGAGAGTAATGATGAATTTTTTGagccatataaaattaaaagttgggTTAGGGACTTACAGGCTAAACTGACATGAGGCTAGAAAAAGAGTGAAGTAACAAAAGTCtggaaaagtatcctatgtctaggcaggggcgtgcacttcatacatgcacaaaagcaatgcatacccaaattattttatatagctcgtattggaggggaatttttccattttatgccatgtacctactttatgcataccctggtcaaaaaccctgtgcacgccactgtgtctAAAATGCCTAGAGAAGTAATTCGTCAAGATTGGTTTAGCTGACAAGCTGtacaaaatatgtttctttttatgAATGCTTTTCCGGATCCTACTCTCGATACTCAGGATGCGACATTAtaataactgaaataaaaagtgGTGCAGCATTTGAGCTGAACATACAAGTAggtattaaacaaaaaacagaCACAATTAAGCATATATACGTAAATAGTGGTCAGAAAACGCTAAAACAATATTGTTGTGTCaaacatactatatatatagatatatatagataaattactctattctaaataaataataaataaataaatatattacgacaatacacatatctccgtctagccccaaagttagcatagcttgtgttatggtacaCATAGATagaagataactgatgaataatttatgaataatgtacagaaatacttataatatacacccagacactgaaaaacaatcatgttaatcacacaaacattactcaattgtttacaaataacttCAGTTACTTGCAAAATTACTTAACAGTTTAAACATTGGCCATGAAGTGACAATTATGCAAGTAAGGGTGTTTTCACAAGTGCAACTTTGCTGCTGTAAGCTCCATCTCCAACACAGAATCTGTCATGTATATTATGTTCTGTTGCTGTGAAATTggattatttataaacaacCTTTATTCCCACTTATAGCAtcaccagcagtggcgtgcatagagggtatgcacagggtatgcaaatgatataaaaaaaagaaaacctccagtacaagttataaaaaacttaaggataggcattgtaagagttattaaaagcctacccttaagtatttataactcgtactggagattttcttgattttatatcatctgcataccctgtgcataccctctatgcacgccactgatcaccaGGGTATGGGAGCGACAGCCAAGCTCATCAGAAGTTGAGCCCAGAGCTTGACAATATTGGTCAGTCAGTCAAAAGTAGGTACAAGACAAATTAAGTGCCTACAATTTTTGGGATTATTGCGAACAAAGCCATCAATATAAAACCTAATCAAAATACTAGTGGAGAAGGACTCATGCAATGAGGGTTTcaagttatttatttcacacGCCAGCTTTCTTCCCTTGTTTATTACAGCCTCGGACAAATTTTTTggaaacagtttgttttcctgggataaaaagtatcatatgttACATTATTtgcctttcaactaactctatgccaagtCAAtttattgcttagttagggcgtaaagtaaggacaaacgaacgcactttcgcgtttataacattaatatagaGTATAGAGTATAGATTAAACATAGAAACAATGGCAGTCAAAGAATGGTAGGTTCCAGCTGactaagtacggagacaagcccagcacggctagcatgggcagggatAATTTACTCCCCAGggcaagaataaaaaattatcttctcccacagctttatcaactctcagggcactggtacacaagtagaaataatgtccaaataatatatattatgtgttccagtgctttagcaggtggacatgttaaatatatcccttgtcagggaatatttttgtctcctacctgtgctagcTCTGCAGGAGGAGAAGAAGAATGTATGGGTAACAGGGTATGATCCACTGATAGACTACAGGGCACACCATTATACCATGTTTTCTGGCAAAAATTCATATGCATGTAGCCTTAAGTACAGCAGACTTGACTATATTAACAAAGATCCCAAGAGTCAAGGAAGCTATTAGATACTGTTAATATCTAGTTTCAGGAAGAATAACAGTATAAAGCAATTAAAAGAATTCTTTGAAATATAGTGAGGTACTTTTTTTCATCTTAAACTCACTATAGCCTGACCAAGGCGGTTACAAAATggttttgacttttttttatcaGCTTTACATTACGTATAGCAGTATGCATATATTTAATATGGACTTTTAAACCTTCATCTATATTAGTAACTTTGTCCTAGTTCCGTTTTCCCTCACAAAATCTTTACAGAATATGTAAATAGAGAAGATACAGAAGTATGTAGAATTGAGGATAACAATTTGTACTGGAAAATGATCTCTTACCTTTGCATTGTTTTTATAAAGGTATCTTATTTAAACTATATATCATAATGTCTCATTAATAACTGATACCTATAACTTCATCCACACagtttaatttttcctttaaactgaaataactttgttttctataaattaaatattctataGCCTTCATCAAAATTGGTTTAGCTGTGAAGCTGTGCTTTTTGTCTAGCTTTGGCCTTCTGGCATGATGCcgcatagaaactgattaggggttatggatttaatataccACAAACATGTTATTGCTCTACTattttagactacatcatcatttATAACCaagtgagaatgcagtcaatgGTAGCTAAATAAagggaatataataaaattgttggtGGTTCCAATggattataatttaacaatacatacaaacaaatacacttcaATATCTTTAACATCAATAAGGTACTTAAACTGTAATATTTTGTTCTGACTAAGCTccaaaacggctgaaccgatttcgattAGACTTTCACTGACAGATATATGATGTTTTATTAAGtaactaacttttatttttttttaaaggattttGTGTTAGTCAAAATCACacataatttattcaaaaaagaCTATCATAGGCACTAACGAAATAtattatcatgtttttttttataagaaaagtaATAGTATTTATTCAGTGCACTGAATTTCGCTTGTATAGATAAATACATACCACTTTTGGGCAAACTCCGAATAACGTTGACCGCTGCATGGAATTTTTCCTCTAAAGACATCCTCGGACACATATAACACTatacacaacaaaacaaacgCACTTTGGACTTGAAATACACAGAGAGCGATTAAAAGTTGTACTATCTCAAAAATTACTAACGAATTAAACGATACAGCCGATGCCCGACACAAAGATGCACGCATGCACGCATTTACTAGATTAACGAATTCTTCGACTTAATCTCGATCAATCCTAGCCTTCGATAGTCATGGGCCGTGGCCTATACGGGACTAGAAAATACGattgattaaaaaattaaaaaatgtactaGTGAAAGATACTGAATTTGGGTTTGACGTACATTTGAGTGTTGTTACCGGCAATATCgatatatttatttggtaaaataTAAACAAGCCTTCCGTAAGGGAATCGACCTCCCGATCGCGGACCGAGTGTTCTCCCtggcacgtctaacttttctcagttatgtggATATCatcaattgaatatcacttgttcAAGCAGTAAAGGAAAACACGACGAGGGAGCCATGCCATCTCAAAGGCAagtcaagtctaccaatccgcaccgtTCTGTGTGATAGAAAAATatgtatactaaaaaaaatttacaaaaaatagtagacttttgcaaattatattttttggctagaaatatatattttctacaacatttttaagccGGTGCCACTGACGTAATAAGGAATGGACTTCGGGTCAGCGCTTAAAAACGTCCGAACTTAAAGGATATGAAAACGCAAAAACGGTATGAATTTCGACTAGACTTCATTTGTTCCACTAACAGACTACACGTACAAAATTGCATAATGCATgggaaacaaaaaaaagcatATCTGTCCTTTTCGTACGCGTTGCGCTGCATAGACCAAAATAGACCAACTATATGTTTACTATATTTGGAATAAGCGATCGCAAGATTTGGAACAAAGTAGAGTCgcttattgtatttaaaaaaatatttttgtgatgatTTTGTTCTTCTATTTGTTGCATACCATGCCATGTTAAATTTATTCAGTTTTCCTCGACATCCTATACGTTGCTAACTATAGAAAAACAAGAATATTTTGGTCCAAAAGAATGCCACCGTATTTGCTTTATACCGATGAAGTCTGTGTTTGTAAATTGATATTGAGTAGTAAATTAATCAATAGCATATGTGTCATTCGAATACAAGCAACTTCGATGTATTGGtttggaaaaaattaaaataaatagggcACATATCATGTCATTATCtttatgtaaattttgtatGAGACCGACGTCCATTCCTTATTACGTCAGTGGTCAGTATCATAGCCAAGTAAAACAGagtaagtaagttttaaaaaggaCGGAATTAAGCTGGTTGTTTTCTAAGGCTTTTCCAATGTTCGGCACATCAGCACCCTGCTTCTCCGCCCCGGTGTAACTTGATGATGATGGGCAAGGCTCGTGGCCCTGTGCCTAGCAGTCAAACATGATAAGGCTAACATGATAACtttaataagaagaagaaatgtTTTGAGCATAATGACCAGTTCctacagcaataaaaaatagaCATCAAAAAAGGAAaccaattttattaaagtttaacttaaataccttaaaacaaaaaaaaaatattacaatgtcAGAGTGCCAgttcataataattgaaattccttagtatcgatatttaaatatatgtaatatagaCAACACTAGCACGAATGACAATTATTTTTGACAGGAAGTTTAGTTACCAGAGTAAAAAACTATAAATCGGAAAACTGTAAACAACAcgtagtatagtatagttttaactttaatgtatttttcatttatatttaattttaatgtagcCTTATCACAAAAACTTTACATATTCTTCCAGTTTTTTCAAAGTACGGTTCCTGTACGGTTTGTTCTACAAATGGACCCGGTAGGTGACGCTGCGATTAGGTTCCAGGATTTTCAGAAAAACGTCTGCCAGACCAACTAGTTTATCTTAAAAAAGTTCATATTGCTTTTATTACCTTTTAGGTGTGTTCAATTttactagtatttttttttaattcaatgtatACACTTGTATGTACATATTCACagtttttaaaatcggttctgcTACAATTTTGTTATTCGTAGAGTGTCAGTCAATTTGTATAATTGTCCAGAGCTAGCTGTCATTTCTTAACAACTGGCAGCCCTGCTGCTTGTCAAAACGAAAAACTATTGAGGGTTTCCTTTCCGAAATAAATTTCCTTTGCACAAGGTAAATAATCTGAAGATATCTACGAAATCGTGATGATTAAGTGTAATTTTGTATAGTCAACGTGATTAGCTGTGTTATTGGAATAAGTTGTGCGAATTATTTCCGAAATAGTGCTTTATTTGTGACAACCGCGCTTCTTGCGGCATTTTTTCGATTATTTTCGTTATTTGCATAGTTCGACAGATATTCCTAATTTTTGAGTATAATTTAGCTAATACGCTACTTGTTTGttctttcattaatttttttacagcgTAAGTACAGACAATACTTCGACTATATAGAGTAGTTTAGGTCTAATGAATATTCTAAACCTTAGCCGTGAATTTTCCTTCCACggttaaatataatagttattgACACCTTGTGAAATATTTTACCCACTCAACTATAAAATAAAGACTATATGTATGtgctaagataaaaaaataaaataaatagatatgtatgaaatttgtatgaatgctttcttgtattatttaaaacatatttttagagAATGTGATGAAAGAATTGcttacatacaattttatatctGACATGTACACTGATAATATCTCCGCTAAGTCTAAAGTCACACTTTTTGGAAATATTTCTCATCatatttgaaacatttttgtagttatttactataaatatattgtaaacagGGTGTTGTGTCTGATCTATTAGCaagagattatttttatttgcaattaatattttgtgCACAGGAATAATTGCATCAATCAAAAAACTAAGAGACATAATGCCAGAACTAACAGAGTTAGACAAAGCTACTGCTTCAATGACAGAGAAGCGCAAGGaggagactgcatcatcagacAGTGATTCTGATGACACCATCCCAGAGTTGGAGGATGcaggtaaaatattatacaatttcaCCTACTTTAAAAGGTTTTCTGACAGTCTCAAATGACAGACTGATAAAAGTgcctctgcagggctagcaaaggcaggagacaaaaatgatctatacatatactattatattataatgtgttcacctgctaaagcacgggaacatggaaaaggagaagtttaccctacatattatttccacttgtgtggcagtgctctgagagtagataaagctgtggaagaagatacatttatatcctttccccggtaGATAATGCCTATGCTAGCCGCACAGAAAGCTTAAAGTATCGAATCACTTGTGGGCTGGCAAAGGAGGAGGGCAGtagaagtatgtagtaagtatatatttttaagccaATTGCAGTCTATTGCCTAAAGTATGGCCCAATCGAAGCTGAATATGGTATCATACCTAATATCAGTCAAAATGTGGCCAACAACAATTCTTTGCATAAAGGTCGCATGCTGTTTTATTTGAACAGGGTGCATTACCCATGTCAAGtacattgaatattataattgaGTGTAGACATAACTGCAGCAACAGCtccaaaatttgaattaaacatgttaaaatttgaattaaaatattgtaagaaagaagaagaaaaaagagagtcatttaatttgttaaatgcCTTTAACTAAGAACTCTAATTGGACATAGTTGAGCATAATAGATTCAGTCCACATAATCCCAAAAATTGAGAAGTCTCCAAGATTGTAATGTAAAGCACACACCTTAatgtattataaacattattattaatttgctaCAATCTACATAAACCAGTCAAATCTGCATGGTGCTATTTGTAACTTCTCAATACACATCTCTGAACTGTGCTCTTAAGCATGTAGCGCTCTGACACTAAATTATCCTTGGAAGAagttgaatttacaatgaacCATTACTAAGTCTTACAATTGTGTAAAAACAACATCTCTTATAGATTTTCCTGGTTTTCACAGAATGTAGAAAATTTAATGATCATTGTATATCATGTCTTCTTCTGCAAAGTAATTGCTGCTCCTATCCAATAATAAATGTGTcaatataatgttaaaatttagtCATTTAGTTAAATTTAGTCTTTAAAATATGGCATCACTCCATTTTCAGGAGCACCAGGTGCTGGAGGTATCACAAACCCAATTGCTGGCATTGATATTGTATCAAAGGCCAAGCAGTCACGCGGTGAGAAAAAGGCGCGTAAAATTATGAGCAAACTTGGACTTAAGCCtgtaagtgttatttaaaaaaaaatgttaattatacATACCTTATTAAGTACTTTATGAAACAATCAAACTTTATGTTGCGGAAGTTAGCTGTGAGTGTCATTTGAAGTGCACtactgtatattttattctacgCATTGGAATGGTTTGAGAAGCCTTTTTTTCCCACTTAATTATTCTAAACCCATGCTCCTTATTGCTTAGTACATGACATATGAAAGTGCTTATTGGTACGATTATTCTGTagggggtggtaactaggccaGACcataggaaatttattatttcccctGCTGGTCATTCCATAgccaccgctgcgccagggagggaGTTAGTAGGTAGACCGACTGATACAATTAGTTAGGGAGACAGTTTCCTTACTGGGACttcatagtatactttttacgCCAAGAACCAGACAGCTCTGGCTagtaaaattaaacagaaaCAAACACTGTCGAATTGTGGCAAAACATTGCACTATAAAAtcaattatctttatataatatagtgGCCAGCATAACCCAAACTAACTTatcaaattcataaaaaatttcaggTGCAAGGGGTCAACAGGGTGACGATCAGGAAATCAAAGAACATCCTATTTGTGATTAACTCACCAGATGTATACAAAAACCCTCATTCCGACACATACATTGTGTTTGGTGAAGCCAAGATTGAGGATCTATCTCAGCAGGCAACCATGGCCGCGGCGGAAAGGTTCAAGGCGCCAGAGACACAAGCCGCGGGCAACGATGCCGCAACCGCTGGCACTGTGAGTCTTGCTTTTTATCAAGTAAAGAGTATtgtagaaattattataaaaatttatgcaTAGATAAGAGTGAAACCTTTTATCCAAATACCTCctttaaaatttagtatacataaGAATGAAAGTATTATAAAGGGGTTAAACAACTGTAGGCGCATTTTGGCAGTAAAATCTACCAAAGTGCCGACACAGTAAATGgcattcattgtttttttatattaatacatttttcctGATTTCAGACGGTAGCGCCAATCGCGGAAGAGGAAGACGAGGAATGTGTAGACGAGACCGAGATCGACGAGAAGGATGTCGAGATAGTTATGGCGCAAGCCAACGTTTCTCGAGCGAAGGCGGTTCGAGCCCTGAAGAATAACCAGTCCGACATCGTAAACGCTA includes these proteins:
- the LOC120625331 gene encoding nascent polypeptide-associated complex subunit alpha; translated protein: MPELTELDKATASMTEKRKEETASSDSDSDDTIPELEDAGAPGAGGITNPIAGIDIVSKAKQSRGEKKARKIMSKLGLKPVQGVNRVTIRKSKNILFVINSPDVYKNPHSDTYIVFGEAKIEDLSQQATMAAAERFKAPETQAAGNDAATAGTTVAPIAEEEDEECVDETEIDEKDVEIVMAQANVSRAKAVRALKNNQSDIVNAIMELTM